TTGAATAATGGCATAGCCCTTTCCAAAGCCCTTGAAAAATCGGGTAAGTTTTCCTTGTACGAGGTATACAGTATTCAAATTGGCGAGGAAACCGGCCAACTGGCCATGGTGCTGCAGGATCTGGCTAAATATTACCAGGGCAGGATAAAACAAAGGCGCAAAATAGTTTCCACGCTTTCCTATCCATGTATGGTGCTGCTTTCGTCATTTGGCGCGGTGTATTTTATGCTGAAGGTGGTGGTACCCATGTTTGCCGATGTGCTCAAACGCTTCGGGGGGCAGCTGCCCTGGATCACCGAACTCGTTATTACGATATCCAAGGGGATGGAAACCTATTTTCTGCCCGCTTTTCTGTTTATTACCGCTATCGTCGTTTTCCTTTTCCGGGTACGCAAAACGGTAAGTTACCGTAAAATCTCTTCCGGTTTGGTATTGAGAGTACCTGTAGCGGGTAACCTGGTTAAAAAGATATACCTGGGCAGGTTCTGCAATTCCATGCGGTTGCTTACGGGCTCGCACGTGCCGTTGTTGAGGGCCATAGCTTTGAGCAGGCAGATGGTGGGCTGGTACCCAATCGAATCGTCCCTGCAAAAGGTAGAAGACGATATCCTGAATGGCAAATCGCTGCATCAGAGTTTGCAGCAGTTCAAGATCTACCCTTCCAAAATGATACAACTGGTGAGGATTGGCGAAGAATCAAACAAGCTGGATTACTTTTTTGCCAAAATAGCCGAGCAATACGGCGAGGAAGTAGAATACCAGACAGCCTCCCTAAGTAGTATTATGGAGCCCCTTTTTATCATCGTGGTTGGTTTCCTGGTGGGGGTAATTATGATTGCCATGTACCTGCCGATGTTCCAGATGGGCAATACGTTTCAATAGAAGCGGCGACTGTAGGCGGCAGCGGGAGTATGCTAAATGGCAGCTACGAAGCATGTCGGCAAAAAAATTGGGTTAACATAACTTAACATAATTCAAAAAATATTTTTATAAATATTTGATTATAAATACATTATAAAACACCACGATTTACATGTTAACCCAATTGTTATACTATGAGTTACAAACCCGCGGCAACGGCGGGCAGGCTTTACATTACAAGTCCCCGCTTTGCCTTTGCCGCCCTGGCCTGCCCGCGCTGTGGGCTTTTCACTGCAATCCTTAACACGAGCTGCGCGGTATACAAAAACACCCGGATGAAATTAAACCATCCGGGTGTTGCGATTGTCTATATGTCTAATTCAAGTGAATTAACTGTCGCCTTGCTGCTGCCTTCATCGGAATGCGTTAAAAAAATTACCCCTCGTTCCTTTGGATCATTAGATAAAACCCTAACAACAAAAACAGAAACGAGAACAACATGTACAATAGGACCATACGATTTCCCCTTT
The genomic region above belongs to Mucilaginibacter sp. KACC 22773 and contains:
- a CDS encoding type II secretion system F family protein; this encodes MPAIDLSQYEKKKTPKPAKQEGEGGIIAFLNRDISFGSKELNDKKKEYLYLELSSLLLAGINLKTSLELVTAEQEKESDKKLFAAIQDSVLNNGIALSKALEKSGKFSLYEVYSIQIGEETGQLAMVLQDLAKYYQGRIKQRRKIVSTLSYPCMVLLSSFGAVYFMLKVVVPMFADVLKRFGGQLPWITELVITISKGMETYFLPAFLFITAIVVFLFRVRKTVSYRKISSGLVLRVPVAGNLVKKIYLGRFCNSMRLLTGSHVPLLRAIALSRQMVGWYPIESSLQKVEDDILNGKSLHQSLQQFKIYPSKMIQLVRIGEESNKLDYFFAKIAEQYGEEVEYQTASLSSIMEPLFIIVVGFLVGVIMIAMYLPMFQMGNTFQ